The following are from one region of the Methanospirillum hungatei genome:
- a CDS encoding PAS domain S-box protein: MIRILYVDDEDLLLDLAKIFLEKSGEFSVDISTTAVGLADSSRISSYEAIISDYQMPDMNGIEFLKEIRKRYPDLPFILFTGRGREEVVIEAINNGADFYLQKGGDPKAQFAELNHKVLQAVKRRRTERELYNSENNAREILETLRKTQSVAHVGNWVLDLKTNRYTASDEALQLIGLSPGISPTFEDIANIIHPEDRPRIRDLFVHSLTTGESYSTEMRIILPTTGEMRYLATFGEIKQDKNGKPVQVFGVNQDITELKNTSCALAEHETQFRQIIDNLPISISIVTLDGKILYANPEAVKLFEFDTIEQLYNTKAPDVWADIHSRNNWVSELKKSGIVTNFEMDLITPSGKKFWAIGFGIIIMFQGQECVLSALHDITDRKLAEEELKKGEEKFRFITDNTLDVIWTLNFSGQFTYVSPSVYHLRGYTPQEVMDSPLTQAISPGSLQKSLDAFNRATKLIKQGKTPDPVIIEIEQPCKDGSSVWTEVVARPFYDKWGDTVGFIGVSRDITKRKIVEEKLKENEIKFITIFNQTPDPILILDQNGKILEVNQGFHDIFGHNDEEVIGKTIEEMRILSKDQNGFHDLLNNTWDDIHRQEMMFVNQSKIPFIAEVAISHFRIRYDPYSLIQIHDINEIRKSHDAAQKANNKLNILSSITRHDILNRVMIASLYSEELKEAVHDPTLTRYVETISQASRDIEHLIKFTKEYEDLGTSAPGWQRVETLILEPTIQDLAHGIQIQSELGELEIYADMMLEKVLYNLTDNSIRHGHTLSWIRYSYRKERDGCILIYEDDGGGVLIEEKEKIFERGFGKNTGMGLFLIREILSITGISIQETGTYGDGVRFEMKVPAGKWRILPYESG; the protein is encoded by the coding sequence ATGATCCGGATCCTCTACGTTGACGATGAAGATCTACTTCTTGATCTCGCCAAAATTTTCCTGGAAAAAAGTGGCGAATTTTCTGTAGATATATCAACAACAGCTGTAGGTCTAGCGGATTCATCCCGGATTTCGTCCTATGAGGCGATTATTTCTGACTACCAGATGCCGGACATGAACGGTATTGAGTTTCTCAAAGAGATCAGAAAACGATACCCGGATTTACCTTTTATTCTTTTCACCGGCCGTGGACGGGAAGAAGTTGTAATTGAGGCTATTAACAACGGTGCTGATTTTTATCTTCAAAAAGGAGGGGATCCAAAGGCACAGTTCGCAGAGCTGAATCATAAAGTGCTCCAGGCAGTGAAACGAAGAAGAACAGAACGAGAACTATATAATTCTGAAAATAATGCAAGAGAAATATTAGAAACCTTACGGAAAACTCAAAGTGTCGCTCATGTAGGCAATTGGGTATTAGATCTTAAAACAAATCGATATACGGCATCTGATGAAGCATTACAGTTAATTGGATTATCTCCGGGGATTTCCCCTACCTTTGAAGATATTGCCAACATAATTCACCCAGAAGACCGCCCTCGTATCAGGGATTTGTTTGTTCATTCACTTACAACAGGTGAATCTTACTCTACAGAGATGCGGATTATTTTACCTACAACCGGAGAGATGAGATATCTTGCAACATTTGGAGAGATAAAGCAAGATAAGAATGGGAAACCGGTTCAGGTATTTGGAGTAAATCAGGATATCACTGAGTTAAAAAATACCAGTTGTGCATTGGCTGAACATGAGACCCAATTCAGACAAATCATCGATAATCTTCCAATTTCTATAAGTATTGTCACACTGGATGGAAAGATTCTTTATGCAAATCCAGAGGCCGTCAAACTTTTTGAGTTTGATACTATTGAACAGTTATATAACACAAAAGCTCCGGACGTATGGGCCGATATACATAGCAGAAATAACTGGGTTTCTGAACTAAAAAAATCAGGAATTGTGACAAATTTTGAAATGGACTTAATTACTCCATCTGGTAAAAAATTCTGGGCTATAGGATTTGGAATAATAATTATGTTTCAGGGTCAGGAATGTGTATTATCTGCCCTTCATGATATCACTGACAGGAAACTAGCCGAAGAGGAACTTAAAAAAGGTGAAGAAAAATTTCGATTTATTACCGACAATACCTTGGATGTTATCTGGACACTCAATTTCTCTGGTCAATTCACATATGTAAGCCCTTCTGTGTATCATTTGCGGGGTTATACACCCCAGGAAGTAATGGACAGCCCGCTTACTCAGGCAATAAGCCCGGGATCTCTTCAAAAATCATTAGATGCATTCAATAGGGCGACAAAACTGATAAAACAAGGAAAAACTCCGGACCCGGTCATTATTGAGATAGAGCAGCCATGTAAAGATGGCTCTTCAGTCTGGACCGAAGTCGTTGCCAGGCCGTTTTACGACAAATGGGGTGATACAGTCGGATTCATCGGAGTAAGCAGAGACATTACAAAACGAAAAATCGTTGAAGAAAAACTGAAAGAAAATGAGATAAAATTCATAACAATATTTAACCAAACACCAGATCCCATATTGATCCTTGATCAAAATGGAAAAATTCTTGAAGTAAACCAAGGTTTTCATGATATATTCGGACACAATGATGAAGAAGTCATCGGTAAGACCATCGAAGAGATGAGAATTCTATCAAAAGACCAAAATGGATTTCATGATCTATTAAACAATACCTGGGATGATATCCATCGTCAGGAGATGATGTTTGTAAATCAAAGTAAAATTCCATTCATAGCCGAAGTTGCCATTTCCCATTTCAGAATTCGCTATGACCCATACTCACTCATTCAGATCCATGATATCAATGAGATAAGAAAATCACATGATGCTGCTCAAAAGGCGAATAATAAATTAAATATCCTCTCAAGTATTACCAGGCATGATATTTTAAATCGGGTCATGATTGCTTCACTATATAGTGAGGAATTGAAAGAAGCAGTTCATGATCCCACTTTGACCAGATATGTTGAAACGATTTCACAGGCATCCCGAGATATCGAGCATCTGATTAAATTTACAAAGGAATACGAGGATTTAGGTACATCTGCTCCTGGATGGCAACGGGTTGAAACCCTAATTCTGGAGCCAACAATTCAAGATCTCGCTCATGGTATTCAGATACAATCTGAATTGGGAGAACTTGAGATCTACGCGGACATGATGCTCGAAAAAGTCCTCTATAATCTTACTGACAATTCAATCAGACATGGGCATACCCTATCCTGGATACGATACTCATACCGGAAAGAGAGAGACGGTTGTATTCTCATATATGAAGATGATGGAGGAGGAGTCCTAATTGAAGAAAAAGAAAAGATATTTGAGAGAGGATTTGGTAAAAATACTGGAATGGGGTTATTTTTGATTCGTGAGATCCTATCCATTACCGGTATATCAATTCAGGAGACTGGAACTTATGGAGATGGAGTACGGTTTGAGATGAAAGTTCCGGCAGGAAAGTGGCGGATTTTACCATATGAGTCCGGTTAG
- a CDS encoding MarR family winged helix-turn-helix transcriptional regulator, whose translation MDKKDPLKEELNESLVEFFDRFTSWESSVIESSNLKISDAHAIEILGHYGRMNMKELAGKLGITTGTTTITVDRLEREGYAQRVRAEHDRRSYIIELTEDGALAYEEHHRHHLNLASEIASVLGDDETRIFIDLLKKINEHI comes from the coding sequence ATGGATAAGAAAGATCCTTTAAAAGAAGAATTAAATGAAAGCCTTGTTGAATTTTTTGACAGATTTACCTCCTGGGAATCATCAGTTATTGAATCAAGTAATCTGAAAATATCTGATGCTCATGCCATCGAGATTCTCGGCCATTATGGTCGGATGAATATGAAAGAACTGGCAGGAAAACTAGGTATTACGACAGGAACAACGACAATTACGGTAGATAGACTGGAACGGGAAGGCTATGCACAACGGGTCAGAGCTGAACATGACAGGCGATCGTACATAATTGAATTAACAGAAGACGGGGCGTTGGCATATGAAGAACATCACCGTCATCACCTGAATCTGGCAAGTGAAATCGCATCCGTTCTAGGTGATGATGAGACGAGGATCTTTATTGATCTGCTGAAAAAAATCAACGAGCATATCTAA
- a CDS encoding FeoA family protein, with amino-acid sequence MATITLEKLPPGSSGTITSILGDSVIRRRLMEMGVLPGSELTLIKWAPLGDPAECSIRGYKLSLRRAEAALITVEPKLRK; translated from the coding sequence ATGGCCACCATTACACTCGAGAAATTACCACCCGGATCATCGGGAACGATTACGTCAATTCTTGGTGATTCAGTTATTCGCCGTAGATTAATGGAAATGGGAGTACTTCCCGGTTCAGAGTTAACCCTCATTAAGTGGGCCCCTCTTGGAGATCCTGCTGAATGCAGTATCCGTGGGTACAAATTGTCTCTTCGGAGAGCAGAAGCAGCTTTGATCACTGTTGAACCAAAACTGAGGAAGTGA
- a CDS encoding DUF2178 domain-containing protein — protein sequence MTGISKMTYYLCLAGICLGIILGLGLGIAVGSLLIIALVVIIAIIVAFVFHRRINEVMTDDLSKAISGKAAIRTLEILTVLGAILFACTMMLYWGNGGGLGSGIHTFDNGSATVHFTVWYPGFHPMYDERLFIQDMDNISGDELFSLERLFGLGYRVRDGPMFMGLAFGIMTILIAGLFTAFSYYYNKKMDPET from the coding sequence ATGACTGGTATAAGCAAAATGACATATTACCTGTGTCTGGCCGGAATCTGTTTGGGTATCATTCTGGGCTTAGGGCTTGGGATTGCAGTGGGAAGTCTGCTTATTATCGCTCTTGTGGTGATTATTGCGATAATCGTGGCATTTGTGTTTCACCGGCGGATTAATGAAGTCATGACCGATGATTTATCTAAAGCAATCAGCGGGAAAGCAGCAATACGGACTCTTGAAATTCTTACGGTGCTTGGTGCGATATTGTTTGCCTGCACGATGATGCTCTATTGGGGCAACGGAGGAGGTCTTGGTTCCGGGATTCATACTTTTGATAATGGGTCGGCCACAGTTCATTTCACAGTCTGGTACCCGGGTTTTCATCCGATGTATGATGAACGTTTGTTTATTCAGGATATGGACAATATTTCCGGAGATGAACTGTTCTCTCTTGAACGGTTATTCGGCCTAGGATACCGGGTGAGAGATGGACCGATGTTCATGGGTCTTGCATTTGGAATCATGACAATTCTCATTGCAGGTCTTTTTACAGCATTTTCATACTATTATAATAAAAAAATGGATCCTGAAACCTGA
- a CDS encoding ATP-binding protein encodes MKKPDQKLSQAMEDYLETIYVLSKDKGYARTGEIARSLSVSPSSVVEMVGKISKLGFVEWRRYEGVFLSPEGRLRGEVIHIRHETLRQFFEFIGVAPDIANKEACIIEHELSPITTSAIGNLVSFLNTQAGSQTISALELFLKMQGVGIVWDSPEKIQESALKETVIHSVLKNQANHDILSVITRHDLLNTTTSLHRYLDLLKTMSSGEEMNLVISRIEATIQAINRQISTSSDHLIPGHAGHMWMNLGKLISHAQSMIQTESVVIEHDVWAVEVFGDSLLEKVVYNLFDNAIRHGDGVSRINSGYVQKADSILWYVQDNGKGMPEAEREHIFRASSQTDKGKGLYLAYQILNACGMQISECGAQYGTGARFEITIPDGLYRFVEVQKSKSISVFGQDFECPKNTAIISHGQ; translated from the coding sequence ATGAAAAAACCGGATCAGAAATTATCTCAAGCAATGGAAGATTATCTCGAAACAATATATGTACTCAGTAAAGACAAAGGATATGCACGAACAGGCGAAATAGCCCGATCTTTAAGTGTCTCACCTTCGTCAGTGGTTGAGATGGTCGGAAAGATATCAAAGCTTGGTTTTGTTGAATGGAGGCGGTATGAGGGTGTTTTTCTCTCTCCGGAAGGCAGATTACGAGGAGAAGTAATTCATATCCGTCATGAAACTCTGCGTCAATTTTTTGAGTTTATCGGGGTTGCCCCGGATATTGCTAATAAAGAAGCATGTATTATCGAACATGAATTATCTCCCATTACAACCTCAGCAATTGGAAACCTGGTTAGTTTTTTAAACACTCAGGCAGGTTCACAAACGATATCTGCTCTTGAACTCTTTCTCAAGATGCAGGGCGTTGGAATAGTGTGGGATAGTCCTGAAAAAATCCAGGAATCAGCCCTCAAAGAGACTGTTATTCATTCGGTTCTAAAAAATCAGGCAAATCATGATATCCTCTCGGTGATCACCCGCCATGATCTCCTTAATACGACAACGTCTCTTCACCGGTATCTTGATCTCTTAAAAACAATGAGCTCCGGTGAGGAGATGAATCTGGTAATATCTAGAATTGAGGCCACAATTCAAGCCATCAACAGACAGATTTCAACCAGTTCAGATCATCTCATACCAGGCCATGCAGGACACATGTGGATGAACCTGGGCAAGTTAATATCCCATGCTCAATCCATGATTCAAACAGAATCAGTTGTTATAGAACATGATGTATGGGCTGTTGAAGTATTTGGGGATTCACTTCTCGAAAAAGTAGTATATAATCTATTTGACAATGCTATCCGACATGGAGATGGTGTATCCCGAATAAATAGCGGATATGTGCAAAAAGCTGACTCAATTCTCTGGTATGTACAGGATAATGGAAAAGGAATGCCTGAGGCGGAAAGAGAACATATATTCCGAGCTTCATCACAGACAGATAAAGGAAAAGGATTATATCTAGCATATCAGATTCTCAATGCTTGCGGAATGCAGATATCTGAATGTGGGGCCCAATATGGAACGGGAGCACGGTTTGAGATCACCATTCCTGATGGGTTGTATCGTTTCGTTGAAGTTCAGAAATCCAAATCCATATCCGTTTTTGGTCAGGATTTTGAATGTCCTAAAAACACGGCCATAATTTCTCATGGTCAATAA
- a CDS encoding helix-turn-helix domain-containing protein, translating into MSEGLEILHLISQRGGCLLSELATELGIPKNSVQSWVSMLCSTGYLKRDGEELSECSCRKSSMKCVCCHCSCEEKTVSSENRIELTERGRSLIRRKWDEKTGSEIISSNGRLSRNNICTQ; encoded by the coding sequence GTGAGTGAAGGTCTTGAAATCCTTCATCTTATCAGCCAGAGGGGGGGATGCCTCCTCTCCGAACTTGCCACCGAACTTGGGATTCCGAAAAACTCGGTACAATCCTGGGTATCTATGCTGTGTAGCACCGGATACCTGAAACGTGACGGAGAGGAATTATCGGAATGTTCCTGCAGGAAAAGTAGCATGAAATGTGTCTGTTGTCATTGTTCCTGTGAAGAAAAGACGGTATCCAGTGAAAACAGAATTGAACTTACCGAACGTGGGCGTTCTCTCATCAGGAGGAAATGGGATGAAAAAACCGGATCAGAAATTATCTCAAGCAATGGAAGATTATCTCGAAACAATATATGTACTCAGTAA
- the feoB gene encoding ferrous iron transport protein B, giving the protein MKDIRILLTGNPNVGKTTLFNSICGVHQHTGNYPGVTVEIKEGKRQINEYSLIVSDLPGTYSLSAFTPDEQVARDALLTSHPDAVVQIIDATNVERNLFLTTQLMEIGIPMVIALNMCDLADEQGISIDAECLEKNLKIPVVRIVARKGEGIDTLIDTIIRVTKEKSSVQSKEIEYPHSVTSHINEIGSFLTSHSSSLGSLSPQYAAIRLMEGDEHLEKMLHDKGLAIPFIDKADPAERDGIAEDILLARYRTAEEITTCSVTCTMGRVMPADLIDQVLTHRIFGIPIFLSCMWFAFQLTFSASNPFLVGIEYVFGYFTELMNNVDMDPFIRSFLSDGVIGGVGSVLVFVPSIFVMFLLLSILEDTGYLARAAFVMDRLMHSVGLHGRSFIPFLIGFGCNVPAIMATRTLQSKADRIITIITIPFMSCAARLPVYVLFAGVFFGAAAGNVIFFLYVLGIAVAILSALIFRRLVFKDEPSPFIMELPPYRRPSGFAAAVHMWFKGREYLKRAGLVIFGGVIVVWALATLPVGVEYGSAESLAGIIGQAFQPIFAPLGFNWQLVVGLIFGFIAKEVVVGSLGTLYGGEEMLESSLAADPTLSPVIALAYMVFVLLYLPCVAALGVIRQEMGNWKWTGIAIGWGILVAYVFAFIILHVGSLVIGA; this is encoded by the coding sequence ATGAAAGATATTCGTATATTACTTACAGGAAACCCCAATGTGGGAAAAACCACCCTGTTTAACAGCATATGTGGAGTTCATCAACACACTGGGAATTATCCAGGAGTGACTGTTGAGATAAAAGAAGGAAAACGACAAATAAATGAATATTCATTGATTGTCTCCGATCTCCCCGGAACGTACAGTCTTTCTGCCTTTACTCCGGACGAACAGGTTGCTCGTGATGCACTTCTGACCTCACATCCTGATGCTGTTGTTCAGATTATTGATGCCACAAATGTTGAGAGAAACCTGTTTTTAACGACTCAACTGATGGAAATTGGCATTCCAATGGTAATAGCTCTGAATATGTGCGATCTGGCAGATGAACAGGGAATTTCCATTGATGCAGAGTGTCTTGAAAAGAATCTAAAAATTCCAGTCGTTCGGATTGTAGCACGAAAAGGAGAGGGAATAGACACATTAATCGATACAATCATCAGAGTCACAAAAGAGAAATCTTCCGTCCAATCAAAAGAGATCGAATATCCACATTCTGTCACATCTCATATCAACGAAATTGGATCATTTCTCACCTCTCACTCATCATCCCTAGGAAGTTTATCACCACAGTATGCAGCAATCCGGCTTATGGAAGGGGATGAACACCTTGAAAAAATGCTCCATGATAAGGGACTTGCGATTCCATTTATTGACAAGGCGGATCCGGCAGAGCGGGATGGAATTGCAGAAGATATTCTACTGGCACGATACCGGACAGCAGAAGAAATCACTACTTGTTCGGTTACATGCACCATGGGGCGTGTTATGCCTGCAGATCTTATTGATCAGGTATTGACACACCGAATCTTTGGAATCCCAATCTTCCTTTCATGTATGTGGTTTGCATTCCAGCTCACCTTTAGTGCATCCAATCCATTCCTTGTAGGAATAGAGTACGTTTTCGGGTATTTCACTGAATTGATGAATAACGTCGACATGGATCCATTTATCCGGTCCTTCCTGTCTGATGGAGTAATTGGTGGTGTTGGTTCAGTGCTTGTCTTTGTTCCAAGCATATTTGTCATGTTTTTGCTACTCTCTATCCTTGAAGATACCGGATACCTAGCGAGGGCCGCTTTTGTAATGGATAGGCTCATGCATTCAGTCGGGCTTCATGGGCGTTCATTCATTCCGTTCCTCATAGGTTTTGGATGTAATGTGCCGGCCATCATGGCAACCAGAACACTCCAAAGCAAAGCAGACCGGATAATTACCATTATCACTATCCCGTTCATGTCCTGTGCAGCACGGCTTCCGGTATATGTTCTCTTCGCGGGTGTATTCTTCGGAGCAGCAGCAGGAAATGTTATATTCTTCCTGTATGTCCTTGGAATCGCGGTTGCAATCCTGTCAGCTCTGATATTCCGGCGTCTGGTGTTCAAAGATGAGCCATCTCCCTTCATCATGGAACTGCCACCATACCGGAGACCAAGCGGATTTGCTGCAGCGGTCCATATGTGGTTTAAAGGCAGGGAATATCTGAAACGTGCAGGTCTTGTCATATTTGGAGGAGTTATCGTCGTCTGGGCATTAGCAACCCTTCCGGTAGGAGTGGAATATGGATCTGCAGAAAGCCTTGCAGGAATCATCGGGCAAGCATTTCAACCAATATTTGCTCCGCTTGGGTTTAACTGGCAATTGGTTGTAGGACTCATCTTCGGATTCATCGCGAAAGAAGTGGTTGTAGGATCTCTTGGAACCCTCTATGGAGGAGAAGAGATGCTTGAATCATCCCTTGCTGCAGACCCGACTTTAAGTCCGGTAATTGCCCTTGCATACATGGTCTTTGTCCTCCTCTACCTTCCCTGTGTGGCTGCACTGGGAGTAATCAGGCAGGAGATGGGGAACTGGAAATGGACGGGAATTGCAATCGGATGGGGAATACTCGTCGCATATGTCTTCGCGTTCATCATATTACACGTAGGTTCACTCGTAATCGGAGCATAA
- a CDS encoding heavy metal translocating P-type ATPase has protein sequence MSKSQISCESEACNCHGYGCSHEHTERELKINLIRLVTAGFFVTLAVLTEYRFIPLTELEIPAAFIALALTAYPILKEAALGLIKGVWNVCELAALALVAAVLIGEFTAAAEIAFILTIGEMVEDYLYARTQKDIHSLMLHVPTTANIIRNEEIIEIAVDDIKIGDIILIRPGERIPVDGEIQKGHSDVDESFRTGESLPIQKNPGDTVYSGSINLDGILVITAIKLANQSSYAKVVELVQKAGMRRPPSHPMIDTFAHYYTPLILVIAFGTAFVTNDIVRGITVLIVACPCALLLATPSAVLAAIGPAAKQGILIKSGLFLEMCKKITTIVFDKTGTLTSGEMNVTTIIPENGSTQEEVLKIAGSAERSSPHPIARAILKEAKRTGIVFSGVGTGRHIPGKGAADTWNGTPVLVGNRDFFKENSIPVLESAKQDNIQKNMFETEVLVAKNGEYIGKILISDTLHTDTKKALASLRHLGYSQYAIITGDNKKAAQAIADELEIPESMTYSGLLPSDKEKFVADLQEKGERVCFVGDGTNDGPALIRADIGVGMGSRANTLALESSGVILMEQGLSSLPTFMKLGKKTSQTIKENISLALLLNCMLIGLAAGGLITPVIGAIGHQFATIIVLVNSIRLSYTFSGY, from the coding sequence ATGTCAAAAAGCCAGATATCCTGTGAATCAGAAGCCTGTAATTGTCATGGATATGGATGTTCGCATGAGCATACAGAGAGAGAACTGAAAATAAACCTCATCAGACTTGTAACAGCAGGATTTTTTGTTACACTGGCAGTCCTCACAGAATATAGATTTATACCTCTCACGGAACTAGAAATCCCTGCAGCTTTTATTGCTCTAGCTCTGACTGCATATCCTATCCTGAAAGAAGCGGCTTTGGGACTTATCAAGGGTGTATGGAATGTATGCGAATTGGCAGCCCTGGCCCTTGTTGCAGCAGTTCTCATTGGTGAGTTTACCGCTGCAGCCGAAATAGCATTTATTCTCACCATTGGTGAAATGGTTGAAGACTATCTTTATGCCAGGACTCAAAAAGATATTCATTCACTCATGCTTCATGTCCCCACCACTGCGAATATAATTAGAAATGAAGAGATAATTGAGATCGCGGTTGATGATATCAAGATCGGAGACATAATTTTAATTAGGCCTGGTGAAAGAATTCCGGTAGATGGAGAGATCCAGAAAGGCCATTCAGATGTTGATGAATCGTTCCGAACCGGAGAAAGTCTTCCGATTCAGAAAAATCCAGGAGATACTGTCTACTCGGGAAGCATTAACCTGGATGGCATACTGGTCATTACTGCCATTAAACTTGCAAATCAGTCATCTTATGCGAAAGTGGTAGAACTTGTACAAAAAGCAGGAATGCGACGACCACCATCACACCCGATGATAGATACATTTGCACACTATTACACCCCCCTAATTCTTGTCATTGCTTTTGGAACTGCGTTCGTCACGAACGATATTGTCCGGGGAATCACAGTTCTTATCGTTGCCTGTCCGTGTGCACTTCTTCTTGCAACTCCGTCAGCAGTGCTAGCAGCTATCGGGCCGGCAGCGAAACAAGGTATCCTCATTAAGAGTGGCTTATTTTTGGAAATGTGTAAAAAAATCACAACAATAGTTTTTGATAAAACCGGGACACTAACCTCTGGTGAGATGAACGTAACAACCATAATACCCGAAAATGGATCAACACAAGAAGAAGTCTTAAAAATTGCCGGTTCCGCGGAACGATCATCTCCTCATCCGATTGCACGGGCAATCCTAAAAGAAGCAAAAAGAACAGGAATTGTGTTTTCAGGAGTTGGAACTGGCCGACATATCCCTGGCAAAGGAGCTGCAGATACATGGAATGGTACACCTGTTCTGGTTGGTAATAGAGATTTTTTTAAAGAAAACTCAATCCCGGTATTAGAATCGGCAAAACAAGATAATATCCAGAAGAATATGTTTGAGACCGAGGTGTTGGTGGCTAAAAACGGTGAATATATCGGAAAAATCCTCATATCAGATACGCTCCATACCGATACAAAAAAAGCCCTGGCTTCACTCAGGCATTTAGGATATTCACAATATGCAATAATCACTGGAGACAATAAAAAAGCTGCACAGGCAATTGCAGATGAATTGGAAATCCCAGAATCTATGACCTATTCCGGATTGTTACCATCAGATAAAGAAAAATTCGTAGCAGATCTCCAGGAAAAAGGAGAACGAGTATGTTTTGTAGGTGATGGAACAAATGACGGTCCAGCTCTTATTCGGGCGGATATCGGAGTAGGAATGGGAAGTCGTGCAAACACTCTGGCATTGGAGAGTTCGGGAGTAATTCTCATGGAACAAGGGCTTTCATCACTTCCGACATTTATGAAACTGGGCAAGAAGACATCCCAGACAATAAAAGAGAATATTTCGCTTGCTTTACTGCTAAATTGTATGCTCATCGGATTAGCTGCAGGAGGCTTAATTACACCAGTTATCGGGGCAATAGGCCACCAGTTTGCAACGATCATTGTTCTGGTAAACTCTATTCGATTATCATATACTTTCTCTGGATACTAG
- a CDS encoding FeoA family protein, whose amino-acid sequence MVPLSLSKAGDQVVVRSICGTGHLAKTLGQLGIIIGIELTIIQKAKESVIVRIGESRYALGAGAASMVLVEPLK is encoded by the coding sequence ATGGTTCCCTTAAGCCTTTCAAAAGCCGGAGACCAGGTTGTAGTCCGGTCTATATGTGGAACTGGTCACCTGGCAAAAACACTTGGTCAACTTGGGATCATAATCGGAATTGAACTTACCATTATTCAAAAAGCAAAAGAATCTGTGATTGTCCGGATTGGAGAGAGTAGATATGCTCTTGGAGCCGGAGCAGCCAGTATGGTTCTCGTCGAACCACTCAAATGA